One genomic region from Salvelinus sp. IW2-2015 linkage group LG12, ASM291031v2, whole genome shotgun sequence encodes:
- the LOC111970938 gene encoding ras-related protein M-Ras has protein sequence MATSAVPSDNLPTYKLVVVGDGGVGKSALTIQFFQKIFVSDYDPTIEDSYLKHTEIDAQWAILDVLDTAGQEEFSAMREQYMRTGDGFLIVFSVTDKASFEHVDRFHQLILRVKDRESFPMVLVANKVDLLHLRKIPSDQGREMASKHSIAYIETSAKDPAMNVDKAFHELVRVIRQQIPERSQKKRNTKVRG, from the exons ATGGCAACCAGCGCTGTTCCCAGTGACAATCTCCCCACGTATAAGCTGGTAGTGGTGGGGGATGGGGGAGTGGGGAAGAGCGCTCTCACCATTCAGTTCTTTCAGAAGATATTTGTCTCTGATTACGACCCCACCATCGAGGACTCCTACCTCAAACACACTGAGATTGATGCCCAGTGGGCAATATTGGACG TTCTGGATACAGCAGGCCAAGAGGAGTTCAGTGCTATGAGGGAACAGTACATGAGGACTGGGGACGGGTTCCTCATCGTGTTCTCTGTCACAGACAAGGCCAGCTTTGAACATGTGGACCGCTTCCATCAACTCATCCTCAGGGTGAAGGACCG GGAATCCTTTCCTATGGTTCTTGTGGCCAACAAAGTGGATCTGCTGCACTTACGTAAAATACCCAGTGATCAGGGGAGGGAGATGGCTAGTAAACacagt atagcttACATTGAAACAAGTGCTAAGGACCCAGCCATGAATGTTGACAAGGCGTTCCACGAGTTAGTTAGAGTAATCAG